The window AATATTGGCTTGGACAACGAAGTTTTATACAATGTTGGTGGCGTAACGAATGTTATTGACAATAAAGTCATTTTATATTTTGACGGAAGCTATTTAAACCTTGAAAGTCAGATTAGAGGCGGCATTGAAATTCAAAACGATGCGTTTCTACTAATGGCGGCTGTAGGTCAGATGAATGTGTTGCAAGAAGGCATAACTGCTGAGTTAAAAAACTAATAGGGGCATTCACCATAAGCATGCACGATGACGCAAGTCATGGTGCAGAGCTTATGATGATGAATGCCTTAATCAGAGCAAACTTGGGAATAGATCCAAGCAGTTTAAAACCAATAGAATATGCCGAAGCCTATGGTCAAGCAATATGGTTAGAAGGTTTTAGATTGAAAAATCAAGCAGAAATGCTCGTTGCTATGTTTGGAGGAAAAAAGAATGTTTAATCAAGTTTTAATGAAAAGGCATTATAGAACCACCATCAAACTTGTCACCACGCCACCAATCTCTAATGGCTTTTACAAGCGTAATGATTGTTCCAAGAGCAGCTCCTCCAATAATAATCCAAAATATGATAGCAATAATAATCATTGTAATCAATTTTTAATTATGCAAATATAATAAAAAAAATCGAAAAATGCAAGCAAATTATGTAAATTTTACAATAAATATTGATGGCAATGCTTACAAAGGAATGGTTGATTTGAACGATTCCGTGGAAAAGGTAACCAAAAGCGTTGAAAATGCGACATCAGGGTTTAAAAAACTTGGAGCAAACGCACTACGCTTTGATGTCATCACAAGTTCTATTGATAAGATTTCACAAGGATTTCAGTCATTAGTAGGTAGCTCTTTGGATTTTGAGCAACAACAGGCAAATTTAAGAACACTGTTAAATGGCGATGCGGAAGCTACAGATAAATTAGTTAAAAAAATACGAGAATACGGCAAGGCTACCGTTTATTCGCGTGCAACACTTGTTGAGGCTCAAAAAACAATGATGTCTTTTGGCTTAGAATCTAATTTTGCATTTGAAAAACTAAAGAATATAGGCGATATAGCTCTTGGTGATTCGCAAAAAATGGCATCATTATCATTAGCATTTAGTCAAGCAACAAGCACGGGTAAGTTAATGGGGCAGGATTTGCTGCAAATGATTAACGCGGGGTTTAACCCTCTAGAGGTAATAAGTCAAAAAACAGGCAAAAGTATGGCTGTTTTAAAGGATGAGATGAGTAAAGGAGCTATATCTGCCGACATGTTATCTCAAGCATTAGAGTGGGCAACAGAAGAGGGAGGCAGGTTTTATAAAGGAGCAGAAACGGCAGCCGAAACAACATCTGGGAAAATTGCAAAAATGCAGGATACTGTTGATGATATAAAGGTGTCTTTATTTGAAGCAACAGGTGGAGCAACAGCTTATATAGCAGAAATTGGCAAAATGATAGTACCGTTATCTCAACTTGCACCAATATTTGTAATTCTTACAAAACTAATAAGAGGCATGTCAAGGAGCTGGGGTGGATTTGTAAAAAGCATAAGAGTTGGAGTGTTAACTGCTTCTTTAAGACTAGGTGTTTTAAAGTATTCTATAGCTTCAGCTGGAGGTATGTTTCAATTTCTACGCGTAACTGCTACAAGCGCTTGTAGAGGTATAGGAGTGGCAATTATGAGTATTCCTATAATTGGTTGGATAGCAGCTATTATAGCGTTGTTAATTGCGGTATTTAGAACCCTGTGGAATAAAAGCGAGGGTTTTCGTAATCTCGTCAAAGGGACTTGGGCTTCAATTAAAGCAATAATTCACAATGTCGGAGTGTTTTTTAAAATTATATTTTCAGCCATCTTTAAGGTGGTGAAAGGCGTTATTAACAGTATAGTTTATTCTGTGAAATGGATGTATGATGGCATTGTGAGATTTATTACACCAATAGTTGATTTTTTTAGTAATATATGGTCAACAATTGTGGGAGCCGTTTCAAAGGCAGTAAATTGGATTTCGGAAAAATTTGGAGTATTTGCCGGCGTAATACGAAAATATTTCATAGAACCAATAGCTAACGCATTTAGATGGCTGAAAGACCTTGTATATAAGATTTTTGGAAGAATAAAAGAAATATACGACAAGTCAATAGGTCGAATTGTTG is drawn from Bacteroidales bacterium and contains these coding sequences:
- a CDS encoding tape measure protein — its product is MQANYVNFTINIDGNAYKGMVDLNDSVEKVTKSVENATSGFKKLGANALRFDVITSSIDKISQGFQSLVGSSLDFEQQQANLRTLLNGDAEATDKLVKKIREYGKATVYSRATLVEAQKTMMSFGLESNFAFEKLKNIGDIALGDSQKMASLSLAFSQATSTGKLMGQDLLQMINAGFNPLEVISQKTGKSMAVLKDEMSKGAISADMLSQALEWATEEGGRFYKGAETAAETTSGKIAKMQDTVDDIKVSLFEATGGATAYIAEIGKMIVPLSQLAPIFVILTKLIRGMSRSWGGFVKSIRVGVLTASLRLGVLKYSIASAGGMFQFLRVTATSACRGIGVAIMSIPIIGWIAAIIALLIAVFRTLWNKSEGFRNLVKGTWASIKAIIHNVGVFFKIIFSAIFKVVKGVINSIVYSVKWMYDGIVRFITPIVDFFSNIWSTIVGAVSKAVNWISEKFGVFAGVIRKYFIEPIANAFRWLKDLVYKIFGRIKEIYDKSIGRIVDKIAGLFKSSEYQDVGEAYSEAGEGGSKLTEAEIIERYRQYLKSKGQDPGNRVITIDEVKNAYRDYQRKKNAGGSTLTANNDLYGGSMGNSAGVSAGKAQQINITLRSMVETMNFNGNLKENTADVEANLREMLARILGMAETAA